In the Dyella humicola genome, CGCCTGCAACGCAGGCTGCTCCAACAGCGCAACCAGCTGGAGCAACAGGAGCATCCACGGCTCCGCCATCCGCGAACGGCGTCGCCTCCGACGACGTACGCAAGAAAGTGGCGGAGCAGGGTGAGCGCATCGATGCGATGCGCAGCCAGATCAGCGCGCAGATCGAGCAGCTCGATGCGATGAAGCACGCCCTGGCGGCGCAGGAAGCCGATTACCAGGCGTTGCGGCACGCGGTGGGTATGGATGAGCTGGACAAGCAGCGCGCGGGCAGCATATCGGCGGGTGGGCCTGGTGCGTCGGCGCTGCCCATGCCGGCGGGCCAGGCACTTGCGTCCAACGCACCATCGACCAGTGGGCAGTCATCTCCGCAATCTTCCGATGCATCAGGTCAGCAGCCGGTCGGCGAGGCGCCGAAGGTCGATACCCGCCCGCCCGAGGTGGCGCCGATCTTCCAGCAACCTGGCGTGTTGACACCAAAGGGTAAGTTCATACTCGAACCGGCTTACCAGTACGAATATTCATCAGCGGAGCGCGTGGCACTGGTCGGTTACACCGTGATCCCGGCGATCCTTATCGGTCTTATCGACGCGCGCCAGGTCAGGACCACCACTCAGATCGGCTGGCTCACGACACGCTACGGCATTACCAATCGGCTGGAAATCGAAGTGCGCGTGCCATATGTCTACCAACATACCGACACGGTGAGTCGTGAAATCTTCACGGGTTCCGCTACCGACGTCGCCTTCGGATCCAGTGGCAACGGAATCGGCGATGTCGAGGCGACGGCACGCTACCAGATCAACGTTGGCGGTCCCGACAAGGCATTTTATGTGGGTTGGCTGCGCTTCAAGTCCCGCACCGGCAGGGATCCGTTCGATGTCACCACGGACTGCGTACAGCGCTGCGTGGAGGCCGTGATCAATGGGACGAATGAGGCGAACCTCCAGGCGACAGGCACCGGCTTGCCCCTGCAGCAGCCGCAAGGCACAGGCTTCTATGCGTTGCAGCCGGGCGTCACCTGGCTGTATCCGTCCGATCCGGTGGTGTTCTTTGGCAACGTGAGCTACCTGCACAACTTCCCACGCAACAACGTCAGCCGAAACATCCTGCTGGGCGGCACGGAGTATCTGGGCAAGATTTCGGAAGGCGACATTGCGGATGTGAGTATCGGCATGGGTTTGTCGCTCAACGAGAGGGCCTCGTTAAGTATCGGCTACGACCAGAGCTTTGTGGGCGTGACCAAGCAGAACAACAAGACCGTGCCTGGCTCCGTGAAAACCGTGCTCGGCACGCTGTTGATCGGTGGATCATGGCGCATGACCGACAAGCGCACGCTCAACTTCACCCTGGGCGTGGGCGTGACCCGCGATACGCCGGATGCGACGGTCACCGTGCGCGTGCCGATGATGTACTAGGGCCAGTTCGCCTATCCGCATGGTGAGCGATTTATGCGCAGGCCTTGGAGCATACTCACCGCTCCGAAGAGCGGTGAGGCGTCGCCGCGGTTAAAGACCTTCCTGCTGCATGGCAGCCTTCACGCCGGCATCGTCAAGCATACGCTGCTGAAAGCGAGCGAGGTTATCCAGTCCTTCCAGGTTTACACCCTTGGCCATGGCCCAACGCAACACCACGAAGAGGTAGGGGTCGGCAAACGAACGTGTACCGGTCAGCCATTCCCGGCCGGTCAGTTGCGCATCCAGTCGCTCGTAGTAGGCGCGCAACTTCGCTAGCGCCGTGCTGCGCAATGCTTCCTGTGCGGCTTCACCCTCGACGAAACGTTCCGGTCGGAACACTGGGCGAAATGCTGGATGCAGATCTGAGTTGATATAGGCCAGCCAACGGTTCACTTCCGCGCGGCCGCGAGCGCTGCCGTCACCGCCCAGGCCGGATTCCGGGTACTTGTCCGCCAGATAGTTGAGGATGGCTGCATTCTCGGTCAGTACCCAACCATCATTCTCCTGTAGCGCCGGTACGACGCCGCCCGGACTGATGTTGAGGTACGCCGGGGAGCGCAGTTCCTCACGTTCGACACGATGCGTCTCAAAGGGCTGGCCAATCCATTCCAGTGCGATATGGTCGGCCAGCGAGCAGGCGCCCGGCAGGTAATACAGCTTCATGCGTTGTTTCCTTGGGCTGGTGAAGCTGTCCAGTGTCGCCGGTCGGGCGACTTCGCCTCAAGCTTCGTTAAGGCGCCGCGCTTGCTTACGTTGTCCCAACCAGCCAGTCAGGCAGACGCCGATGACCAGCAGCGCGTCTAGTGTCCACTTGGCCCACGGGTTGGCCTCGAACCAGGGTGCCACCCAGTGGTCGTGCGCCATCATGCGAGCGGCTGTCCAGGCAATGGCTGCCGCGCCGATGTAGACGATGATCGGGAAGCGCTCGATCAGGCGCAAAATCAACGACGAACCCCACACCACCAGCGGCACGCTGATCGCCAGGCCGATAACCACAAGTACGATCTGACCATCGGCGGCACCGGCGATGGCCAGCACATTGTCCAGGCCCATCAAGGCGTCAGCGACGACGATCGTGCGCATGGCCGTCCAGAAACTGCTCGCAGCGTCGACCCCATGCGCCGGTTTCGCCTCGGTTTGCAGGAGCTTCCAGGCGATCGGCAACAGCAGCAGGCCACCCGCCAACATCAGGCCGGGTAGCTCCAGCAGATAAACGACGACGCCGGTGAGCGCGATTCGCACGGCGACAGCGCCGACGGTGCCCCAGAGGACGGCCTTCTTCTGTATTTGACGGGGGAGGTTGCGCGCTGCCAGCGCTATAACGATCGCGTTGTCGCCCGCCAGTACCAGGTCAAGCAGGACGATGGCGAGCAGGCCAGAGAGAAAATCGGTCGCGATGAATTCCATAGAGGGGTCTCTGCGCGTCGGACAGATGCAGCAACAACGGACACGCGCGGCCCGCGATTACTGCAAAAGTCTCGTTCGCGGCAGAGCCGCTGCAGTGACCGGAGCGGAGTCTCGCTCGTGATGACGACCACTGCATGGGTACAAAGAAGCCGTACCCTGGAACTACTCCCTTTTGGGGTCAGTATTGCGCCATTGTCGATGTCGTTATGCATGTCAGTCAAGCCAAGCGCCATGTTCCTGCCCTACGGCCAGAACAAACTTTTGAGCACGCTCGCTGGAACCGCGAAGGTGCGTGAATCACACCCTACTTGTTGGGGGGGCGCGAACGCGGGCTTCGGCTGGGTCGCGCCCGAGAGGGTGCGTTACAATCAGCGGCTGATTGTGTGATTTTTTGATCGTGCCTTAGTCACGGGTGAAATCTTCGCCTAGGTCGCCGGCACGGGGACTTCAAGTGTTGCGACGCGGGCGAGGTAGCATTTCCATGTGCCCGCGCGTGCCCCGAGTGTCTGGCCTGCGCTGAGTCGAGGCGTTTATCTCCAGGGTTCTGATATATATGAATACCGTCTACCGCCAATCCCTTCCCGGCACGTCGCTGGACTATTTCGATGCGCGCGCCGCCGTGGACGCGATCCAGCCGGGCGCCTATGACGCGCTGCCGTACACCTCGCGCGTGCTCGCCGAGAACCTGGTGCGCCGTTGCGATCCGGCGATCCTCACCGAGTCGCTCAAGCAGCTCATCGAGCGCAAGCGCGAGCGCGATTTTCCGTGGTTCCCGGCGCGCGTGGTGTGCCATGACATCCTCGGCCAGACGGCCTTGGTGGACCTGGCCGGCCTGCGCGACGCGATCGCCGAGCGCGGTGGCGATCCGGCCAAGGTAAATCCAGTGGTGCCGGTGCAGCTGATCGTCGATCACTCGCTGGCGGTGGAATGCGGCGGCTTCGACCCGAACGCGTTCACGAAGAATCGCGCCATCGAGGATCGCCGCAACGAAGATCGCTTCCACTTCATCAACTGGACCAAGAAGGCGTTCGAAAACGTCGATGTGATCCCGCCGGGCAACGGCATCATGCACCAGATCAATCTGGAGAAGATGTCGCCGGTGATCCAGGTGCAGGACCGTGTGGCCTATCCCGATACCTGCGTGGGCACCGACAGCCATACACCGCACGTGGATGCGCTCGGCGTCATCGCCATCGGCGTGGGCGGCCTGGAGGCAGAGAACGTGATGCTCGGCCGTGCCTCGTGGATGCGCCTGCCTGACATCATTGGCGTCGAGCTCACCGGCAAGCGCCAGCCCGGCATCACCGCCACCGACATCGTGCTTGAGCTCACCGAGTTCCTGCGCAAGGAGAAGGTGGTCGGTGCCTACCTGGAGTTCCGCGGCGAAGGCGCGGGCAGCCTCACCCTGGGCGATCGCGCGACCATCTCCAACATGGCGCCCGAATACGGCGCCACCGCTGCGATGTTCTTCATCGACGGCCAGACCATCGACTACCTGCGTCTCACCGGTCGTAGCGACGAGCAAGTCAAGCTGGTGGAAACCTATGCCAAGGCCGCGGGCCTGTGGGCCGACATGCTGGCGCATGCCCAGTACGAGCGCACGCTGACGTTCGACCTGTCCTCGGTGGTGCGCAACATGGCGGGCCCGTCCAACCCGCACAAGCGCCTGCCCACCGCCGATCTCGCCGCGCGCGGCATCGCCGGCCAGTGGCAAGAGCAGCCGGGCCAGATGCCCGATGGCGCGGTGATCATCGCCGCCATCACCAGCTGTACCAACACGAGCAACCCGCGCAACGTGATCGCGGCAGCGTTGCTGGCGCGCAACGCGAATGCGCGCGGGCTTACCCGCAAGGCGTGGGTGAAGAGTTCGCTAGCACCCGGCTCCAAGGCCGTGGAGCTGTATCTGAAAGAGGCGAACCTGCTGCCGGAACTGGAGAAGCTAGGCTTCGGCATCGTCGCGTTCGCCTGCACCACCTGCAACGGCAT is a window encoding:
- the acnD gene encoding Fe/S-dependent 2-methylisocitrate dehydratase AcnD; translated protein: MNTVYRQSLPGTSLDYFDARAAVDAIQPGAYDALPYTSRVLAENLVRRCDPAILTESLKQLIERKRERDFPWFPARVVCHDILGQTALVDLAGLRDAIAERGGDPAKVNPVVPVQLIVDHSLAVECGGFDPNAFTKNRAIEDRRNEDRFHFINWTKKAFENVDVIPPGNGIMHQINLEKMSPVIQVQDRVAYPDTCVGTDSHTPHVDALGVIAIGVGGLEAENVMLGRASWMRLPDIIGVELTGKRQPGITATDIVLELTEFLRKEKVVGAYLEFRGEGAGSLTLGDRATISNMAPEYGATAAMFFIDGQTIDYLRLTGRSDEQVKLVETYAKAAGLWADMLAHAQYERTLTFDLSSVVRNMAGPSNPHKRLPTADLAARGIAGQWQEQPGQMPDGAVIIAAITSCTNTSNPRNVIAAALLARNANARGLTRKAWVKSSLAPGSKAVELYLKEANLLPELEKLGFGIVAFACTTCNGMSGALDPAIQQEIIDRDLYATAVLSGNRNFDGRIHPYAKQAFLASPPLVVAYAIAGTIRFDIEKDVLGVDANGQPVTLKDIWPSDEEIDAIVSSSVKPEQFRKVYDPMFARTGHTGTSAAPLYDWRPQSTYIRRPPYWEGALAGERTLTGMRPLAVLGDNITTDHLSPSNAILLDSAAGEYLAKMGLPEEDFNSYATHRGDHLTAQRATFANPTLLNEMAVVDGEVKKGSLARVEPDGKVMRMWEAIETYMDRKQPLIIIAGADYGQGSSRDWAAKGVRLAGVEAIAAEGFERIHRTNLIGMGVLPLEFKPGTNRNTLGIDGTETFDVLGARTPRADLTLVIHRKNGERVEVPVTCRLDTAEEVSIYEAGGVLQRFAQDFLEASQAA
- a CDS encoding TerC family protein codes for the protein MEFIATDFLSGLLAIVLLDLVLAGDNAIVIALAARNLPRQIQKKAVLWGTVGAVAVRIALTGVVVYLLELPGLMLAGGLLLLPIAWKLLQTEAKPAHGVDAASSFWTAMRTIVVADALMGLDNVLAIAGAADGQIVLVVIGLAISVPLVVWGSSLILRLIERFPIIVYIGAAAIAWTAARMMAHDHWVAPWFEANPWAKWTLDALLVIGVCLTGWLGQRKQARRLNEA
- a CDS encoding acetate kinase, producing MRSQISAQIEQLDAMKHALAAQEADYQALRHAVGMDELDKQRAGSISAGGPGASALPMPAGQALASNAPSTSGQSSPQSSDASGQQPVGEAPKVDTRPPEVAPIFQQPGVLTPKGKFILEPAYQYEYSSAERVALVGYTVIPAILIGLIDARQVRTTTQIGWLTTRYGITNRLEIEVRVPYVYQHTDTVSREIFTGSATDVAFGSSGNGIGDVEATARYQINVGGPDKAFYVGWLRFKSRTGRDPFDVTTDCVQRCVEAVINGTNEANLQATGTGLPLQQPQGTGFYALQPGVTWLYPSDPVVFFGNVSYLHNFPRNNVSRNILLGGTEYLGKISEGDIADVSIGMGLSLNERASLSIGYDQSFVGVTKQNNKTVPGSVKTVLGTLLIGGSWRMTDKRTLNFTLGVGVTRDTPDATVTVRVPMMY
- a CDS encoding glutathione S-transferase N-terminal domain-containing protein, which codes for MKLYYLPGACSLADHIALEWIGQPFETHRVEREELRSPAYLNISPGGVVPALQENDGWVLTENAAILNYLADKYPESGLGGDGSARGRAEVNRWLAYINSDLHPAFRPVFRPERFVEGEAAQEALRSTALAKLRAYYERLDAQLTGREWLTGTRSFADPYLFVVLRWAMAKGVNLEGLDNLARFQQRMLDDAGVKAAMQQEGL